The window CTCTGCCGGCAAATCCTTCGGCAGAAGCCCAGCCAGCTTGCCCTGCTCGAGCAGTCAGAGATCGCGCTTTACATGATCGAGCGCGAACTGGATGCGATGGCCTCCAAGGAAGGGATCGACGTTGTCATCACGCCGCTGCTCGGCTCGGTCCAGCACGAAGGCAGGATAGGCACAGTCCTCTCCCGGCTGGGCGTGAACACGATTTTTCACGCCGCCGCCTACAAGCACGTCAATCTGGTGGAGGAGAACGTCGTCGAGGGCCTGCGCAACAACACGTTCGGCACATTGACCATGGCGCGCGCCGCCATTCAGGCGGGCGTAAACATGTTCGTGCTCGTTTCCACCGACAAGGCGGTACGGCCGACCAATATCATGGGCGCCAGCAAACGGATGGCAGAGCTTGTCTGCCAGTCGCTGGCCTCGGAACAATTGAACACCCGCTTCTGCATGGTCAGGTTCGGCAATGTTCTGGAGTCCTCGGGCTCTGTCGTACCGCTATTCCGCCGTCAGATTGCCGCCGGCGGGCCGGTAACCGTGACCCACCCGGAGGTCACCCGCTACTTCATGACCATCCCCGAGGCTTCCCAGCTGGTCATCCAGGCCAGTGCGCTTGCGCGGGGAGGAGACGTCTTCGTTCTGGATATGGGCGAGCCGGTAAAGGTCTACGACCTCGCCCGGCGCATCATCAGGCTCTCAGGCCTGAAGCCCTATGTCGCCGGCGAACGCGGAGCCGAAGCAGGCGATATCGAGATCGTTTTCGGAAAGCTGGGGCCTGCCGAGAAGCTGCACGAGGAATTGCTTGTATCGGACCATGCGAGGCCAACGCGCCACCCGCGGATCCTGACAGAGCCCGTAACCTCGATGGCCTGGAGCGAGCTTGAACCCGTACTGCACCGCCTGCGCGATGCCTGCGACGCATATGACATCACCAATATACGCAATATTCTGGTGAGCGCGCCGGCCGAGTATACCCCTGCCCCGCGCATCGCCGACCTGATGTGGCGACTGACGGCGCGCAACGCTGCGGCAGAATAACATGCCGGCCTCGCGCGGGTTACGCGGCAAGTGTTGACTATGCTGAGCGGATGGTCTGTACACCCCTGACACTTGCAAGGAAGCACGGGCCAGTCATGCCGGATATCGCCGATAACCTTAAAAAATATGCCGCCCGGTTTGGTGCAGGCGCCGGCGAACGCTCACGTCCCCTGTCACCGCACCTGAAAGCGCTGGAGGCTGAATCCATCCACATCATGCGCGAGGTTGCGGCAGAGTTTGCCAATCCCGTCATGCTCTACTCGATCGGCAAGGATTCAGCGGTCATGCTGCATCTGGCGCTGAAGGCGTTTTACCCCTCCCGTCCGCCATTCCCGCTGCAGCATGTCGATACGGGCTGGAAATTCCGCGACATGATCACCTATCGCGACACGCTGGCGAGCGCGCTGGGGCTGGAACTGCGTGTGGAGATCAATGAGGACGGCGTTAAACGGGGCATCAACCCGTTCGACAGCGGCTCAAACCTGCACACGCAGGTGATGAAGACCGAGGCGCTGAGAAACGCGATGAACCGCCATGGCTATGACGCGGCCTTCGGCGGCGCACGGCGCGATGAAGAGAAATCGCGCGCCAAGGAACGGATCTTCTCCTTCCGTGACGCCCACCATGCCTGGGACCCGCGCAATCAGCGCCCTGAGCTCTGGCGCACCTTCAACACCCGCATCAAGCAGGGCGAATCCATCCGGGTTTTCCCCCTGTCCAACTGGACTGAGCTGGATATCTGGCAGTACATCCTGGAAGACGATATTCCGATTGTCCCGCTCTATCTGGCCGCTGAGCGGCCCGTTGTCGAGCGCGGGGGCACCCTGCTCATGGTCGATGATGACCGTTTCCCGCTGCAGCCAGGCGAAACGCCGCAAATGCGCCGGATCCGGTTCCGCACGCTGGGTTGCTATCCGCTGACCGGGGCCATCGAGTCCGGCGCGGAGACACTGGAAGACATCGTGCTGGAAATGCTGACGGCGCGCACGTCAGAGCGCTCCGGCCGCCTGATCGACCACGACGAATCCGGGTCGATGGAAAAGAAAAAGCGTGAGGGATATTTCTGATATGGCCGAGGGGGACGCACGCAGCGCCGTGCTGAGCCGGCTCACGCGAGCGGGTGACAAGGGGGTTTTGCGCTTCATCACCTGCGGATCGGTGGATGATGGCAAGTCGACGCTGATCGGACGGCTGCTTTACGATTCCAAGCTGTTGTTCGAAGATCAGATCGCCACGCTTGAGCGCGACTCGAAAAAGCACGGCACGACCGGCGAGAACACGATGGATTTCGCGCTTCTGCTCGACGGGCTGGAAGCCGAGCGCGAGCAGGGCATCACCATCGATGTCGCCTATCGCTTCTTCAACACCGAAAAGCGCAAATTCGTCGTCGCCGACACGCCCGGCCACGAACAATATACCCGCAATATGGCCACCGGCGCGTCCACGGCCGATCTGGCCATCATTCTGGTCGATGCGCGCAAGGGCGTGCTCACCCAGACGCGCCGCCACACCTATATCGCCAACATGATGGGCATCCGCCACGCCGTGCTGGCGGTCAACAAGATGGACATGGCCGGGTATTCCCGCTCGCGCTTCCACGAGATCGTGTCGGACTATCTGCGTATCGCTGAAACGCTCGGCTTTGACACCATCACGCCGATACCGATCTCGGCCCTGCATGGCGACAACATCTTCGCGCCTTCAGAGGCCATGA is drawn from Glycocaulis alkaliphilus and contains these coding sequences:
- a CDS encoding polysaccharide biosynthesis protein; the protein is MISGGLDQIFEWPRPVKRAILTVVDALFIAASFLAAMTLRLDSLHWMDAPQIWMALAVTLPVTLLLFDRFGIYRTVVRFIGVDSLKALGLGVILSALFVFTASHFFELLVPRSVPFIYALLLFITAGGTRFAVRSLFLQRRSLQKSRVIIYGAGMCGRQVLVSLQQASDYLPVAFVDDAPELHGAHIGGLEVFPPQAIPQLMASTGAKIVLLAIPSATLAQRKRIIAQMEDLPVRVQTIPDMTDIVSGRANVSEIRQVAPEDMLGRDPVPPDPALMGANITGKVVLVTGAGGSIGSELCRQILRQKPSQLALLEQSEIALYMIERELDAMASKEGIDVVITPLLGSVQHEGRIGTVLSRLGVNTIFHAAAYKHVNLVEENVVEGLRNNTFGTLTMARAAIQAGVNMFVLVSTDKAVRPTNIMGASKRMAELVCQSLASEQLNTRFCMVRFGNVLESSGSVVPLFRRQIAAGGPVTVTHPEVTRYFMTIPEASQLVIQASALARGGDVFVLDMGEPVKVYDLARRIIRLSGLKPYVAGERGAEAGDIEIVFGKLGPAEKLHEELLVSDHARPTRHPRILTEPVTSMAWSELEPVLHRLRDACDAYDITNIRNILVSAPAEYTPAPRIADLMWRLTARNAAAE
- the cysD gene encoding sulfate adenylyltransferase subunit CysD; the protein is MREVAAEFANPVMLYSIGKDSAVMLHLALKAFYPSRPPFPLQHVDTGWKFRDMITYRDTLASALGLELRVEINEDGVKRGINPFDSGSNLHTQVMKTEALRNAMNRHGYDAAFGGARRDEEKSRAKERIFSFRDAHHAWDPRNQRPELWRTFNTRIKQGESIRVFPLSNWTELDIWQYILEDDIPIVPLYLAAERPVVERGGTLLMVDDDRFPLQPGETPQMRRIRFRTLGCYPLTGAIESGAETLEDIVLEMLTARTSERSGRLIDHDESGSMEKKKREGYF